Proteins encoded in a region of the Flavobacterium sp. MDT1-60 genome:
- a CDS encoding SDR family oxidoreductase yields the protein MNIKGKTILITGGGSGIGLESARQFLAEGANVIITGRNQAKLDEAKKMFPSLTVIKSDVENPEDSKALFEKVVSLGGIDILYNNAGVGSPMLNLGIANEQILKNAIYEMNINYFGVIRLNTLFIDMLKSRTESAIINTTSILSLVPALEEPTYSATKTALSFYTRTLRKNLEILGSNVKVFELLPPVVATEMTAQRNDKKMTPEQLVKALISGIKKDQFTIRVGDAKLLYFVSRFFPKLAFNLVNPKKIYASLKQ from the coding sequence ATGAATATAAAAGGTAAAACGATATTAATTACCGGAGGTGGTTCTGGTATTGGTTTAGAATCGGCGCGACAATTTTTAGCTGAAGGAGCAAATGTAATTATCACCGGTAGAAATCAGGCCAAATTAGATGAAGCTAAAAAAATGTTTCCATCATTAACGGTTATAAAAAGTGATGTTGAAAATCCCGAAGATTCAAAAGCACTTTTTGAGAAAGTGGTTTCTTTAGGCGGAATTGATATTTTGTACAATAATGCAGGCGTTGGAAGCCCGATGCTTAATCTCGGAATTGCAAATGAACAAATTCTGAAGAATGCGATTTATGAAATGAATATCAATTATTTTGGTGTTATCAGACTGAATACTCTTTTTATAGATATGCTAAAATCAAGAACAGAAAGTGCCATAATAAATACTACATCTATTTTGAGTTTGGTACCAGCTTTAGAAGAACCAACTTATTCGGCAACAAAAACAGCTTTAAGTTTTTATACGAGAACACTTAGAAAGAATTTAGAGATACTGGGCAGCAATGTAAAAGTGTTTGAACTGCTTCCGCCTGTTGTAGCAACAGAGATGACGGCTCAAAGAAATGACAAAAAAATGACTCCAGAGCAATTGGTAAAAGCACTTATTTCAGGAATCAAAAAAGATCAATTTACGATTCGGGTGGGAGATGCAAAATTATTATATTTTGTAAGCAGGTTTTTCCCAAAATTAGCTTTCAATTTGGTAAATCCTAAAAAAATATATGCGAGCTTAAAGCAATAA
- a CDS encoding TetR/AcrR family transcriptional regulator produces MLTKAEKTKQFILETAVPLYNEKGISGVNIDDVLEATKLTKGCLYGHFEGKDDLSEQVIDLALKMVSDKIRAEVYKGKTIKGKIFAFLDFYKNPFETYVSGGCPIFNTAVQVDDNYPIIKEKVAKVLRIGQQELTALLQEGINNGEFSKTLDPVVFAFKLVASVEGGIVMCRVMDTAKPMQGLIKSLKTELEQYRI; encoded by the coding sequence ATGCTCACAAAAGCAGAAAAAACAAAACAATTTATACTTGAAACTGCAGTACCTCTTTATAATGAAAAAGGTATTTCTGGGGTAAATATCGATGATGTATTGGAGGCGACAAAGCTTACAAAAGGATGCCTTTATGGTCATTTTGAAGGTAAAGATGATTTGTCTGAACAAGTTATTGATTTGGCGCTTAAAATGGTTTCGGATAAAATCAGGGCAGAAGTTTACAAAGGAAAAACGATTAAAGGTAAAATATTTGCCTTTTTAGATTTTTATAAAAATCCTTTTGAAACATATGTTTCTGGTGGATGTCCGATATTTAATACTGCCGTGCAAGTGGATGATAATTATCCTATTATAAAGGAAAAAGTAGCAAAGGTATTAAGAATCGGTCAGCAAGAGTTGACTGCTTTACTTCAGGAAGGAATTAATAATGGTGAATTTTCTAAGACTCTCGATCCTGTAGTTTTTGCTTTTAAATTGGTAGCTTCAGTTGAAGGAGGCATTGTAATGTGTAGAGTGATGGATACAGCAAAGCCTATGCAAGGCCTTATTAAAAGTTTAAAAACGGAATTAGAACAATATAGAATATAA
- a CDS encoding Crp/Fnr family transcriptional regulator, with protein sequence MHEKLIAYISQYANLPLTSEEQALIVATFQPKKLRKKQYFLQEGDVCKYAGFIVKGAMRQYSVDDKGVEHIVHLFIENYWANDRESSTMLTPSKYNIDAWEDTELLIITRAEMLDLMDKIPALVQMIRLMDERNAIANQRRLSSTISNAAEKRYEEFATHHPQFIQRFPQHLIASYLGITKETLSRIRKQGTK encoded by the coding sequence ATGCACGAAAAATTAATAGCCTATATCAGCCAATATGCAAACTTACCACTAACAAGTGAAGAGCAAGCCTTAATTGTTGCAACTTTTCAACCTAAAAAGCTACGAAAAAAACAATACTTTTTACAGGAAGGCGATGTGTGTAAATATGCTGGTTTTATTGTAAAAGGAGCTATGCGTCAATATAGTGTAGATGATAAAGGTGTTGAACATATTGTACATCTTTTTATTGAAAATTATTGGGCAAACGATCGTGAAAGCTCAACGATGCTGACTCCATCAAAATATAATATTGATGCTTGGGAAGACACCGAACTTCTTATTATTACAAGAGCTGAAATGCTGGATTTGATGGACAAAATACCTGCATTGGTGCAAATGATACGTTTAATGGATGAAAGAAATGCCATCGCCAACCAACGAAGGTTAAGCTCTACGATCAGTAATGCTGCAGAAAAACGCTATGAAGAGTTTGCTACTCATCATCCACAATTTATCCAACGTTTTCCGCAACATCTTATCGCTTCTTATTTGGGTATTACTAAAGAAACTTTAAGCCGAATTAGAAAACAAGGAACGAAATAA
- a CDS encoding AraC family transcriptional regulator, which produces MIFEFTAAPGFDFIIQFAEQINVPVRDNVLKIPKSMGEGYVRKVGFGDDFRLTIHRYILKEDLIIKRNPAIQSNNVRTIFFYNNKEDLEVKYNNEENIPFSQKNDSSILLSTNDLRTEIRFPAGSNIQYVVVGITANRLKSILSIEKPNGTIKTITAENASFLFFESLDPEMQLLLKNIVSVDMNNSMNNFYVQIKVQELMYLLFSKLSLRENTTFKSINSNDAEKLLVIRNEILHDLSTPPILSELASIASMSETKLKQLFKQTFGDTIYNYYQKVRMEEAAFLLKQAKHSVSEVGYELGFSNLSHFSRLFEKQYGITPKKFSYTA; this is translated from the coding sequence ATGATTTTTGAATTTACAGCAGCCCCAGGTTTTGACTTTATAATACAGTTTGCAGAACAAATTAATGTTCCTGTAAGGGATAATGTATTGAAAATTCCAAAGAGCATGGGAGAAGGTTATGTGCGCAAAGTTGGATTTGGTGATGATTTCAGATTAACGATCCATCGGTATATATTAAAGGAAGATCTAATTATTAAACGAAATCCAGCCATACAGTCTAATAACGTACGTACCATTTTCTTTTATAATAATAAGGAAGATCTTGAAGTTAAATATAATAATGAGGAAAACATACCTTTCTCACAAAAAAATGATTCTTCCATTTTGTTGTCTACAAATGATTTGCGTACAGAAATTCGTTTTCCTGCCGGCAGTAATATTCAATATGTAGTAGTGGGTATTACTGCCAATAGATTAAAATCCATTCTATCAATTGAAAAACCTAACGGTACAATAAAAACGATTACGGCAGAAAACGCGTCCTTTCTCTTTTTTGAAAGTTTGGATCCTGAAATGCAATTGCTTCTTAAAAATATTGTGTCTGTTGACATGAATAATTCTATGAATAATTTTTACGTACAGATTAAAGTACAGGAATTAATGTACCTGCTTTTTAGTAAGCTTTCGCTAAGGGAAAACACAACCTTTAAGAGTATAAATAGCAACGATGCCGAGAAACTTTTGGTTATTCGCAACGAAATATTGCATGATCTTAGTACTCCGCCAATTTTAAGCGAGCTGGCCAGTATTGCGTCGATGAGCGAAACCAAACTTAAACAGCTCTTTAAACAGACATTTGGTGATACAATCTATAATTATTATCAGAAAGTCAGGATGGAAGAAGCCGCTTTTCTTTTGAAACAGGCTAAACATTCTGTTTCTGAGGTTGGCTATGAGCTGGGATTTTCAAATCTTAGCCACTTCAGCAGATTATTTGAAAAGCAGTACGGCATTACACCTAAGAAATTCTCCTATACTGCATAA
- a CDS encoding AraC family transcriptional regulator translates to MKNYKTISELYTSNGFPPPENPLLGLVTFEELQNCTFAETEFTMDFYKIALKKVKSGTILYGKTKYDHDNGSMAFVKPGQKITMSDIELTEKGFMIYIDEDFLMNTNLYSEIKKYGFFDYEVNEALHLSPKEEETIWDLFHKIKLEYYNNQDDFSKDIMLTHIDSILKYSQRYYKRQFLNRTTLSGTIITRFTEILKFYFESGKLQKEGLPTVKYMASKLSLSARYLSDLLKQETGKTALEHIHISLVTEAKNLLASTNNTVAETAYQLGFENPPYFSRLFKKK, encoded by the coding sequence ATGAAAAATTACAAAACTATAAGTGAACTCTATACTTCCAATGGATTTCCCCCACCAGAAAATCCTTTGCTTGGTTTAGTAACTTTTGAAGAACTACAAAACTGCACTTTTGCTGAAACAGAATTCACGATGGATTTTTATAAAATAGCTTTAAAAAAAGTAAAATCCGGTACCATTTTATACGGAAAAACAAAGTACGATCATGATAATGGTTCGATGGCATTTGTAAAACCCGGTCAGAAAATTACAATGAGTGATATTGAGCTAACGGAGAAAGGTTTTATGATTTATATTGATGAAGATTTTTTAATGAATACTAATCTTTATTCAGAAATAAAAAAATATGGTTTTTTTGACTATGAAGTGAATGAAGCGTTACACTTATCCCCAAAAGAAGAGGAAACTATCTGGGATTTATTCCATAAAATAAAGTTGGAATATTACAACAACCAGGATGACTTCAGTAAAGATATTATGCTAACCCATATTGATTCGATTTTAAAATATTCTCAACGCTATTACAAGCGACAATTTCTAAACAGAACCACATTATCAGGAACAATAATTACCAGGTTTACTGAGATTCTTAAATTTTATTTTGAAAGTGGAAAACTTCAAAAAGAAGGATTGCCAACCGTAAAGTATATGGCATCAAAGTTATCGTTATCTGCAAGATATCTAAGTGATTTACTTAAGCAGGAAACTGGTAAAACAGCTTTAGAGCACATCCATATTTCTCTGGTTACAGAGGCCAAAAATCTGTTGGCAAGCACTAACAATACAGTCGCAGAAACGGCTTATCAATTAGGTTTTGAGAATCCACCCTATTTTTCCAGGTTATTTAAAAAGAAGTAG
- a CDS encoding NADP-dependent oxidoreductase, with protein sequence MKAIQYKDYGSSAVIELVDISRPTIQSENDVLIQVMAAGVNPIDMKIRMGIMKEIRPVEMPFIPGGEASGIIVAVGADVSKFKVGDEVIALTKKNAYAQYVTANEDSVLPKPKGLSFEEAASIVVTIGSAQSVLFTEGKLEKGQKVLIQGGGGAVGGVMVQMAKAAGAYVIATASGEGVALAEKLGADEVVDYKLQDVTKIARDIDLVADTAGGETQGKLFQVLKPGGKLLSIATPPSQALAGQYNVNANFVVSDISSKTLQNGIDLIEAGKFQTIVSKIFKLEEAAIAQDYLTAGGVNGKVVLVVE encoded by the coding sequence ATGAAAGCAATTCAATATAAAGATTATGGAAGTTCAGCTGTGATTGAACTGGTTGATATTTCGAGACCGACCATCCAGAGTGAAAATGATGTTTTAATCCAGGTTATGGCAGCAGGAGTAAATCCGATCGATATGAAAATACGAATGGGAATTATGAAAGAGATTCGCCCCGTAGAAATGCCATTTATACCTGGGGGTGAAGCTTCGGGAATAATTGTTGCCGTTGGCGCGGATGTATCTAAATTTAAAGTGGGTGATGAAGTCATCGCTCTTACCAAGAAAAATGCTTATGCGCAATATGTGACTGCAAACGAAGATTCTGTTTTACCCAAACCGAAAGGTCTGTCATTTGAAGAAGCAGCTTCAATAGTTGTTACAATAGGAAGTGCACAATCGGTATTATTTACAGAAGGTAAATTAGAAAAAGGTCAAAAAGTTTTAATTCAGGGTGGCGGTGGAGCAGTTGGCGGTGTTATGGTGCAAATGGCAAAAGCTGCCGGGGCATACGTTATTGCAACTGCATCTGGAGAAGGTGTGGCTTTGGCAGAAAAACTTGGTGCCGACGAAGTGGTTGATTATAAATTACAGGATGTGACCAAGATTGCCAGAGATATTGATTTGGTCGCAGATACCGCTGGCGGTGAAACTCAGGGAAAGCTTTTTCAGGTTTTAAAACCTGGAGGGAAACTATTGAGTATAGCCACTCCACCTTCACAGGCGTTGGCCGGGCAATACAATGTGAACGCCAATTTTGTAGTTTCTGATATATCGTCTAAAACCTTGCAAAACGGAATTGATTTGATAGAAGCTGGAAAATTTCAAACAATTGTTTCCAAGATATTTAAGCTTGAAGAAGCGGCTATAGCTCAGGATTATTTAACTGCAGGAGGAGTAAATGGTAAGGTTGTTCTGGTCGTAGAATAA
- a CDS encoding MBL fold metallo-hydrolase, with the protein MESQAQSFKTIETKDLKLQVYNASENSFGVASVIVSGKTDAVLIDAQFTLADAEKVAQEIKASGKKLTTIYVSHADPDYYFGLEIFKKYFPDVVAYASPASVEAIKATAQKKLDVWGERLGKAITSNVVLPQVLKGNSIELEGQKLEIIGLEEFPNKTFVWIPSIKAVVGGINIFGTTFHLWMADAQTTEARKNWITVLDKISALKPEIVIPAHANSNSPFDIAAVNHTKSYIQFYEEALKTNKTSEALITALKTKYPTLTFETALMIGAKVNTGEMKW; encoded by the coding sequence ATGGAATCACAAGCACAAAGTTTCAAAACAATTGAAACTAAAGATTTGAAACTTCAGGTTTACAACGCATCAGAAAACAGCTTTGGTGTAGCATCTGTAATTGTATCGGGAAAAACAGATGCTGTTTTGATTGACGCCCAATTTACTTTGGCGGATGCCGAAAAAGTTGCACAGGAAATTAAAGCAAGTGGCAAAAAATTAACTACTATTTATGTATCTCATGCTGACCCTGATTACTATTTTGGATTGGAAATATTTAAAAAATATTTTCCAGATGTAGTTGCTTATGCATCACCTGCTTCAGTAGAAGCAATTAAGGCTACGGCTCAAAAAAAATTGGACGTTTGGGGCGAACGATTAGGTAAAGCTATTACGTCAAATGTTGTTTTGCCTCAGGTTTTAAAGGGAAATAGCATTGAACTGGAAGGCCAGAAATTAGAAATCATTGGTTTGGAAGAATTTCCGAATAAGACTTTTGTATGGATTCCTTCTATCAAAGCAGTTGTGGGTGGAATCAATATTTTTGGAACTACTTTTCATCTTTGGATGGCAGATGCACAAACTACTGAAGCCCGTAAAAACTGGATCACTGTTTTAGATAAAATCTCGGCTTTGAAACCTGAAATTGTAATTCCGGCTCATGCTAATTCCAATTCTCCATTTGATATCGCTGCTGTAAATCATACTAAAAGTTACATTCAATTCTACGAAGAAGCTTTGAAAACCAATAAAACATCTGAAGCTTTAATTACAGCTTTGAAAACAAAATATCCAACACTTACTTTTGAAACTGCCTTAATGATTGGTGCAAAAGTAAATACTGGAGAAATGAAATGGTAA
- a CDS encoding cold-shock protein, giving the protein MQEGTVKFFNEEKGFGFITPKNGGSEIFVHVSGLSENIRENDEVRYDVAEGKKGPNAVNVVVA; this is encoded by the coding sequence ATGCAAGAAGGTACAGTAAAATTCTTTAATGAAGAAAAAGGTTTTGGGTTTATAACACCAAAGAATGGCGGAAGTGAAATCTTTGTTCACGTTTCGGGTCTATCAGAAAATATTCGTGAGAACGATGAAGTACGTTACGACGTGGCAGAAGGAAAAAAAGGTCCTAATGCAGTAAATGTAGTTGTGGCTTAA
- a CDS encoding SDR family oxidoreductase, protein MSKTILITGASSGFGLMLATDLHKKGFTIIGTSREPEKYKVPFKLMRLDIDDDNSINEFREELAKETRQLDVLVNNAGFMVTGIAEETPIDVARKQFETNFWGTVKVTNALLPYFRKQKFGQIITVSSIVGLIGPPNLSYYSASKHAVEGYFKSLRFELDQFNIKVSVVEPVWFKTNLGHNAISSTGGIEDYNKYRKLVNATTQKGLDEAESPDAVAKIITKLIGTKEPKFSNPVGKMSGMIVFLQHFAPKMFENSILKSIK, encoded by the coding sequence ATGAGCAAAACAATTTTAATCACAGGAGCATCATCAGGTTTTGGATTGATGCTGGCAACCGACCTTCATAAAAAAGGTTTTACAATAATTGGAACAAGTCGCGAACCGGAGAAATACAAAGTTCCATTTAAATTAATGCGTTTAGATATTGATGACGATAATTCGATTAATGAGTTTAGAGAAGAATTAGCTAAAGAAACCAGACAATTAGATGTTTTAGTTAACAATGCGGGGTTTATGGTAACTGGTATCGCAGAGGAAACACCTATCGATGTAGCAAGAAAACAATTTGAGACTAACTTTTGGGGAACTGTCAAAGTCACAAATGCATTACTACCCTATTTTAGAAAACAAAAATTTGGGCAAATTATTACTGTAAGCTCTATTGTTGGTTTGATCGGGCCTCCAAATTTATCGTACTATTCTGCTTCGAAACATGCAGTAGAAGGATACTTCAAATCATTGCGTTTCGAGCTGGATCAATTCAATATCAAAGTAAGCGTAGTAGAGCCTGTATGGTTTAAAACAAATCTTGGCCATAACGCAATTTCTTCAACAGGAGGTATCGAGGATTATAATAAATATAGAAAACTTGTCAATGCAACTACTCAAAAAGGATTGGATGAAGCTGAATCGCCAGATGCCGTAGCTAAAATTATAACTAAATTAATTGGCACAAAAGAACCAAAATTCAGCAATCCGGTTGGTAAAATGTCTGGTATGATCGTATTTCTACAGCATTTTGCACCGAAAATGTTTGAAAATTCTATACTAAAAAGCATCAAATAA
- a CDS encoding alkene reductase, which yields MKKLLTPFEKGSLKFKNHLVMAPMTRSRAIDNLPNELMANYYAQRSGAGLIVTEGTSPSPEGLGYPRIPGIYSEAQVAGWKKVTDAVHQNGSKIFLQLMHTGRIAHVANLPGGIQPVGPSDIKAAGEIFTDSLGMQEHSVPVALSLEGITDVIADFVKASKNAILAGFDGVELHGANGYLLEQFLNPNVNNRTDLYGGNLINRSRLTLEVTAAIAAAIGPHKVGIRFSPFSQLSDQRAYDTEEVHQTYTYLSSELDKLGIAYIHLSTNPEIPEKTYKAIRAVFTNTIIICNGLTPETAEEKLLDNAADLVAFGRGFLANPDFISRIEKNAPLNDVDYGTLYSPGEVGYTDYSLYTSK from the coding sequence ATGAAAAAGTTACTAACGCCTTTTGAGAAAGGCTCCCTAAAATTTAAAAATCATCTGGTGATGGCACCGATGACCAGAAGCAGAGCTATAGATAATCTTCCAAATGAACTGATGGCAAACTATTATGCACAACGCTCTGGTGCTGGTTTGATTGTTACAGAAGGTACCTCACCAAGTCCTGAAGGGCTGGGCTATCCGCGTATCCCCGGAATCTATTCTGAAGCGCAGGTTGCAGGGTGGAAAAAGGTAACGGATGCAGTACATCAGAACGGATCAAAGATCTTCTTACAACTCATGCATACGGGACGTATTGCACATGTTGCCAATCTACCTGGTGGAATTCAGCCTGTCGGACCTTCCGATATTAAGGCTGCTGGTGAAATTTTTACTGATTCTCTTGGTATGCAGGAACACTCGGTTCCGGTAGCGCTTAGTTTAGAGGGTATAACGGATGTTATTGCCGATTTTGTGAAGGCTTCCAAAAATGCAATACTTGCGGGTTTTGACGGGGTAGAACTTCATGGTGCCAATGGGTATTTGCTGGAACAATTCTTAAACCCAAATGTAAATAACAGGACTGATCTTTATGGAGGGAACCTTATAAACAGAAGCCGACTCACTTTAGAGGTTACTGCAGCAATTGCAGCAGCAATTGGACCGCATAAAGTCGGAATTCGCTTTTCTCCTTTTTCTCAATTAAGCGATCAGAGGGCTTACGATACAGAAGAAGTGCATCAAACGTATACCTATCTAAGCAGTGAATTGGATAAATTAGGGATTGCCTATATCCATCTTTCAACCAACCCGGAAATTCCTGAAAAAACATATAAGGCAATCCGCGCAGTATTTACTAATACGATCATAATTTGTAATGGACTGACTCCTGAAACAGCAGAAGAAAAGTTGTTGGATAACGCTGCAGACCTTGTTGCTTTTGGACGTGGATTCCTTGCTAATCCTGATTTTATTAGCCGTATCGAAAAAAATGCCCCCCTCAATGATGTAGACTACGGCACATTGTATTCTCCGGGTGAAGTAGGTTATACCGATTATTCACTTTATACTTCAAAATAA
- a CDS encoding nuclear transport factor 2 family protein, with the protein MTNLEIVKSTYEGKTSEENGQNLAKYVAEDISWTEAKGFPYAGTYIGLDNITKNVFSRLGSEWIDYKFTPEGYVASDDKVVAYGTYTGTYKITGKSFTARVAHIWKLKDSKIISFEQFVDSQTVNDAVK; encoded by the coding sequence ATGACAAATCTTGAAATAGTTAAAAGCACTTACGAAGGAAAAACTTCGGAAGAAAACGGTCAAAATCTCGCTAAATATGTTGCCGAAGATATTTCGTGGACAGAAGCAAAAGGCTTTCCCTACGCAGGAACTTACATTGGATTAGACAATATAACCAAAAATGTCTTTAGCAGATTAGGAAGCGAATGGATTGATTATAAATTTACTCCGGAAGGTTACGTTGCCAGCGATGATAAAGTAGTAGCTTATGGAACTTACACGGGAACTTATAAAATTACAGGCAAATCATTCACCGCCAGAGTAGCTCACATTTGGAAATTGAAAGACAGTAAGATTATCAGTTTTGAACAATTTGTAGATAGCCAGACTGTAAATGATGCTGTGAAATAA
- a CDS encoding putative quinol monooxygenase, which produces MKNKIITNATLKIDPKFINEVLPLAIETRNHILLEEGCESFVVMRKTEEINTLVIFAIYTSKQTYDWHLEQDYVKSFFAFLNGKLIAAPEVTYLEEI; this is translated from the coding sequence ATGAAAAATAAAATTATAACAAACGCGACACTTAAAATTGATCCGAAGTTTATTAATGAAGTACTTCCTCTTGCAATTGAAACCAGAAATCATATCCTACTTGAAGAAGGATGCGAAAGTTTTGTTGTGATGAGAAAAACTGAAGAAATAAATACGCTGGTAATTTTTGCTATTTATACTTCAAAACAAACTTATGACTGGCATTTGGAGCAAGATTATGTAAAAAGCTTTTTTGCTTTTTTAAATGGAAAACTAATTGCCGCACCAGAAGTAACTTATCTTGAAGAAATTTAA
- a CDS encoding NAD(P)H-binding protein, producing the protein MHIKKVIVAGATGMLGSQIVKELLEQGAEVTAMVRASSNRSALTKMGVKNFVVGDMMDAPSLRQALSAKHCFDAIVASAAGYTRRKKGDNATTDTIGYRNLVDATKEAGIPRFILISILESDKAKSVPHFYNKYLIEKYLTEKKQPFITLRPGAFLDQTPDFIIDKIKKGILPTFLTGTYGIIYTPQLAKYTAMAAVYLPDTELNTSIDIGWEKPVNEDILRAAFASVLKKNIQTKPVIPSFALKYILPIIAKFNDNIHDMYQMIKWIDTGVYISRSPQRQKELFGELPTVEESVRQYCLDRGLIQG; encoded by the coding sequence ATGCATATTAAAAAAGTTATAGTTGCTGGTGCAACAGGAATGCTGGGAAGCCAGATCGTAAAAGAATTACTTGAGCAGGGTGCAGAAGTTACTGCTATGGTCAGGGCAAGCAGCAATAGAAGTGCGCTTACCAAAATGGGTGTCAAAAATTTTGTGGTGGGAGATATGATGGATGCGCCTTCTCTAAGACAGGCCCTTTCCGCTAAGCATTGTTTTGATGCCATAGTCGCCAGTGCAGCAGGATACACACGCCGAAAAAAAGGCGATAACGCAACAACCGATACAATTGGGTATCGGAATCTGGTGGATGCTACCAAAGAGGCGGGCATTCCGCGTTTTATATTGATTTCCATTCTCGAATCTGACAAAGCCAAATCGGTACCGCACTTTTATAATAAATACCTGATCGAGAAATACCTGACAGAAAAAAAGCAGCCTTTTATTACCCTTAGGCCGGGTGCGTTTCTGGATCAGACACCTGATTTTATAATCGATAAAATTAAGAAAGGAATATTACCAACATTCCTGACCGGAACTTACGGAATTATTTATACGCCGCAATTAGCCAAATATACTGCCATGGCAGCGGTATATTTACCTGATACAGAGTTAAATACCTCTATAGATATAGGCTGGGAGAAACCCGTTAACGAAGACATATTGAGAGCGGCGTTTGCAAGTGTCCTTAAAAAGAACATTCAGACTAAGCCCGTTATCCCGTCATTTGCACTGAAATACATTTTACCGATCATCGCAAAGTTTAATGACAACATTCATGATATGTATCAAATGATCAAGTGGATTGATACTGGCGTGTATATTAGTAGAAGTCCACAAAGACAAAAAGAACTTTTTGGAGAATTGCCAACTGTTGAAGAAAGTGTAAGGCAATATTGCCTTGATCGGGGGCTGATCCAGGGTTAG
- a CDS encoding Crp/Fnr family transcriptional regulator, which yields MKALLKQNITKHISLSENETEEFCNLFEQKLIPKKSFLLREGEICKFEGFVTKGLFRVYHIDKNGFEQILYFAIENWWITDIDSFTTETPSQLFIEALEDSEVLIISKKDKEFAYANLPKIEKLFRVMTQKTHVALQRRMIDNLSKTAESRYIEFTEKYPQLVQRLSNIQIAAYLGITNVFLSNIRKKIAVKK from the coding sequence ATGAAAGCACTTTTAAAACAAAATATCACCAAACATATTTCTCTTTCAGAAAATGAAACAGAAGAGTTTTGTAATTTATTTGAACAAAAGTTAATCCCAAAAAAGAGCTTTTTACTCAGAGAAGGCGAGATTTGCAAATTTGAAGGTTTTGTTACCAAAGGGCTTTTTCGGGTTTATCATATTGACAAAAATGGTTTTGAACAAATACTCTATTTTGCTATTGAAAATTGGTGGATTACTGATATTGACAGTTTTACTACTGAAACCCCTTCACAACTTTTCATAGAAGCGCTTGAAGACAGCGAAGTACTTATAATTTCTAAAAAAGACAAAGAGTTTGCCTATGCTAATTTACCTAAAATTGAAAAGCTATTTCGGGTAATGACACAAAAAACGCACGTTGCACTTCAACGAAGAATGATTGATAACCTTAGTAAAACGGCAGAATCCCGTTATATAGAATTTACAGAAAAATACCCACAGCTTGTCCAACGACTTTCTAATATCCAAATAGCTGCCTATTTGGGAATTACCAATGTTTTTTTGAGTAATATTCGAAAAAAAATTGCTGTAAAAAAATAA